In a genomic window of Plutella xylostella chromosome 16, ilPluXylo3.1, whole genome shotgun sequence:
- the LOC105390070 gene encoding synaptosomal-associated protein 29 produces MAGHRYISNTNNLFEDEVDDDTFVNSYRRNQPPPAQARPAPTPYGGHLADLERQRQAMLERQREIEQRTLDSSSRSIGLLRDSEQIGIATAEELVRQREQLQNTNQRLDEINTNLNYSQKHLKGIKSVFYGLKNYLSGKSETPPRSSVSPASEAMKGTGPSSSRLNNTLDNLGNVASGVDRYGSHPSTRLRGLDDAPTATAMASAPVTDSQRVNEMLDANLDEMVQAITRLKGLGTALTEEIDQQNELIENIQDKAEIADIKIGKQNKQMNKLLGK; encoded by the coding sequence ATGGCAGGGCACAGATACATCAGCAACACAAACAATTTGTTCGAGGACGAAGTAGACGATGACACATTTGTGAATAGTTATCGTCGTAACCAGCCCCCTCCGGCCCAGGCCAGGCCCGCGCCAACGCCCTACGGCGGGCACCTGGCCGACCTCGAGCGCCAGCGCCAGGCCATGCTGGAGCGACAACGAGAAATCGAACAACGCACGCTCGACTCGTCATCGAGGAGCATTGGCCTACTTAGAGACTCCGAGCAAATTGGCATCGCCACGGCCGAGGAGCTCGTCCGCCAGCGCGAACAGCTGCAGAACACTAACCAGCGCCTTGACGAAATCAATACCAATCTCAATTACAGCCAGAAGCACCTGAAAGGGATCAAGTCTGTTTTCTATGGCTTGAAAAACTATCTGTCTGGTAAATCTGAGACTCCGCCTAGAAGCAGTGTGTCTCCGGCATCTGAAGCTATGAAAGGCACAGGTCCGAGTAGCAGTAGATTAAATAACACATTAGATAATCTGGGCAATGTTGCTAGTGGTGTTGATAGGTACGGCTCTCACCCGTCCACACGCCTCCGAGGCTTAGATGACGCTCCAACGGCCACAGCCATGGCATCGGCACCAGTCACTGACAGTCAGCGTGTCAATGAAATGCTGGATGCTAATCTGGATGAAATGGTGCAGGCTATTACTAGATTGAAAGGATTGGGAACAGCATTGACTGAAGAAATTGACCAACAGAATGAACTCATAGAAAATATTCAGGACAAGGCAGAAATTGCAGACATCAAAATTGGAAAGCAGAATAAGCAAATGAACAAGCTCCTCGGCAAATAG
- the LOC105390069 gene encoding zinc finger protein 32 isoform X1, whose translation MEFSGLLLSSSSITKTMCRTCLAESQTMYKNIQDLVEHDDIKIKLIDILVFLNVVQNNDEENWPQGMCETCVSTALLAYSFKLDCFKANVTLTQLLNMPSSPNNLQQADIDAMINVVYQDHEYDVPLFSNQPVLDFQSSLPESKELTPLPPVSDITSTEQPMRKQSDKKYSCTLCPKSFTRLYGLRYHMEKHAGTRRYLCPQCGKGFVTSGGLSQHQLTHKEVGQFKCGFCKKNYKSRQSLKEHFSNAHSSNKTPFICTICGKCLTAKSTLVAHLKSHNGTNLFACDECPKTYTRASYLKLHKLVHSGQERPKPFSCNYEGCERKFSTKHSLTVHIAHTHSTTRPYKCEVCLKCFATLSGLKDHKDTHSIKDTHCNVCGKQLANKRVLQKHLRLHDVHVDSTDMILETVVDNTFFDDVLLEIP comes from the exons CTTGCAGAATCACAAacgatgtataaaaatatccaGGATCTTGTAGAGCACgacgatataaaaataaagcttATCGATATCTTAGTATTTTTGAATGTTGTACAG AACAATGATGAAGAAAACTGGCCACAAGGTATGTGCGAGACGTGTGTGTCGACAGCTCTGCTCGCATACAGCTTCAAACTGGATTGCTTCAAAGCTAATGTCACTTTAACACAACTACTGAACATGCCGTCTTCACCAAACAATCTCCAGCAAGCTGACATTGATGCCATGATCAACGTGGTTTACCAAGACCATGAATATGATGTACCATTATTTAGTAACCAGCCAGTTCTAgattttcaaagtagtctGCCCGAGAGCAAGGAATTGACACCTTTACCTCCAGTTTCGGATATAACATCCACTGAGCAGCCTATGAGAAAACAAAGTGATAAGAAATATTCCTGCACATTATGTCCAAAGTCATTCACGAGACTATATGGCTTACGGTACCACATGGAGAAGCATGCAGGGACCCGCCGCTACTTATGCCCTCAATGTGGAAAAGGATTTGTTACATCTGGTGGCCTGAGCCAGCATCAACTGACCCATAAGGAAGTTGGGCAGTTCAAATGTGGATTCTGTAAAAAGAACTATAAATCAAGACAGTCGCTGAAGGAGCATTTTAGTAATGCACATTCTAGTAATAAGACACCATTCATCTGCACTATATGTGGTAAATGCCTGACGGCCAAATCTACTCTTGTAGCTCATTTAAAGTCTCACAATGGCACCAACCTATTTGCCTGTGATGAGTGCCCTAAAACTTATACAAGGGCTTCATATTTGAAATTGCACAAGTTAGTACATAGTGGCCAAGAAAGACCAAAACCATTTTCATGTAATTATGAAGGCTGTGAAAGAAAATTCAGTACAAAGCATTCCTTAACGGTGCACATTGCTCATACCCATTCTACAACAAGACCTTACAAGTGTGAGGTTTGCCTCAAATGCTTTGCAACTCTGTCGGGCCTGAAGGATCATAAAGATACCCACAGTATAAAGGATACCCATTGCAATGTATGTGGGAAGCAGTTGgcaaataaaagagtattgcAGAAGCATCTGCGCCTACATGATGTGCATGTGGACTCGACTGACATGATACTTGAAACTGTGGTTGATAATACATTTTTTGATGATGTTCTTTTGGAGATTCCATGA
- the LOC105390069 gene encoding gastrula zinc finger protein XlCGF17.1 isoform X2, which yields MCETCVSTALLAYSFKLDCFKANVTLTQLLNMPSSPNNLQQADIDAMINVVYQDHEYDVPLFSNQPVLDFQSSLPESKELTPLPPVSDITSTEQPMRKQSDKKYSCTLCPKSFTRLYGLRYHMEKHAGTRRYLCPQCGKGFVTSGGLSQHQLTHKEVGQFKCGFCKKNYKSRQSLKEHFSNAHSSNKTPFICTICGKCLTAKSTLVAHLKSHNGTNLFACDECPKTYTRASYLKLHKLVHSGQERPKPFSCNYEGCERKFSTKHSLTVHIAHTHSTTRPYKCEVCLKCFATLSGLKDHKDTHSIKDTHCNVCGKQLANKRVLQKHLRLHDVHVDSTDMILETVVDNTFFDDVLLEIP from the coding sequence ATGTGCGAGACGTGTGTGTCGACAGCTCTGCTCGCATACAGCTTCAAACTGGATTGCTTCAAAGCTAATGTCACTTTAACACAACTACTGAACATGCCGTCTTCACCAAACAATCTCCAGCAAGCTGACATTGATGCCATGATCAACGTGGTTTACCAAGACCATGAATATGATGTACCATTATTTAGTAACCAGCCAGTTCTAgattttcaaagtagtctGCCCGAGAGCAAGGAATTGACACCTTTACCTCCAGTTTCGGATATAACATCCACTGAGCAGCCTATGAGAAAACAAAGTGATAAGAAATATTCCTGCACATTATGTCCAAAGTCATTCACGAGACTATATGGCTTACGGTACCACATGGAGAAGCATGCAGGGACCCGCCGCTACTTATGCCCTCAATGTGGAAAAGGATTTGTTACATCTGGTGGCCTGAGCCAGCATCAACTGACCCATAAGGAAGTTGGGCAGTTCAAATGTGGATTCTGTAAAAAGAACTATAAATCAAGACAGTCGCTGAAGGAGCATTTTAGTAATGCACATTCTAGTAATAAGACACCATTCATCTGCACTATATGTGGTAAATGCCTGACGGCCAAATCTACTCTTGTAGCTCATTTAAAGTCTCACAATGGCACCAACCTATTTGCCTGTGATGAGTGCCCTAAAACTTATACAAGGGCTTCATATTTGAAATTGCACAAGTTAGTACATAGTGGCCAAGAAAGACCAAAACCATTTTCATGTAATTATGAAGGCTGTGAAAGAAAATTCAGTACAAAGCATTCCTTAACGGTGCACATTGCTCATACCCATTCTACAACAAGACCTTACAAGTGTGAGGTTTGCCTCAAATGCTTTGCAACTCTGTCGGGCCTGAAGGATCATAAAGATACCCACAGTATAAAGGATACCCATTGCAATGTATGTGGGAAGCAGTTGgcaaataaaagagtattgcAGAAGCATCTGCGCCTACATGATGTGCATGTGGACTCGACTGACATGATACTTGAAACTGTGGTTGATAATACATTTTTTGATGATGTTCTTTTGGAGATTCCATGA